The Acinonyx jubatus isolate Ajub_Pintada_27869175 chromosome D2, VMU_Ajub_asm_v1.0, whole genome shotgun sequence genome contains a region encoding:
- the NSMCE4A gene encoding non-structural maintenance of chromosomes element 4 homolog A, producing MSGDSSGRRSEGRGRGRDPHRDRTRSRSRSRSPLSPVSRRGAAPERREAPERPSLEEAEPSDSGDEMVDPASLEAETDHGLCRQIRHQYRALINSVQQNREDILNASDKLTEVLEEANTLFNGVSRAREAVLDAQFLVLASDLGKEKAKQLRSDLNSFDMLRYVETLLTHMGVNPLEAEELIRDEDSSDFEFIVYDSWKISGKTAENTFNKTHTFHFLLGSIQGEFPVPKPRSDRPRKGPTTEEKKTMPDQLSEMEESHQEATEKEVERILGLLQTYFREDPDTPMSFFDFVVDPHSFPRTVENIFHVSFIIRDGFARIKLDQDRLPIIEPVNINEESEGIDQNTQIRNQGIIALSYRDWEEIVKTFEISEPVIASGQSQQRLSA from the exons ATGTCCGGGGACAGCAGCGGCCGCCGGTCCgagggccggggccggggccgcgaCCCGCACCGGGATCGCAcccgctcccgctcccgctcGCGGTCCCCGCTGTCGCCCGTGTCCCGCCGCGGCGCCGCGCCCGAGCGCAGGGAGGCCCCGGAGCGCCCGAGCCTGGAGGAGGCAGAGCCGTCGGATTCCGGGGACGAGATGGTGGACCCCGCGAGCTTGGAGGCGGAGACCGACCACGGCCTGTGCCGCCAGATCCGCCATCAGTACCGGGCGCTCATCAACTCGGTCCAAC AAAACCGAGAGGATATACTGAATGCCAGCGACAAACTAACTGAGGTCCTTGAAGAGGCCAACACTCTGTTTAATGGAg TGTCCCGGGCAAGAGAAGCAGTCCTGGATGCCCAGTTTCTTGTTTTGGCTTCAGATTTGGGCAAAGAGAAGGCAAAGCAGCTGCGTTCTGATCTGAACTCGTTCGATATGTTGCGCTACGTTGAAACTCTA CTGACACATATGGGTGTAAATCCGCTAGAAGCTGAAGAACTCATCCGTGATGAAGATAGTTCTGATTTTGAATTCATAGTCTATGACTCCTGGAAAATATCAGgcaaaacagcagaaaacaccTTTAATAAAACCCATACATTCCACTTTCt GTTGGGTTCAATACAAGGAGAGTTCCCTGTGCCAAAGCCACGAAGCGATCGTCCGAGAAAAGGTCCCACGACAGAAGAGAAGAAGACCATGCCTGACCAG TTAAGTGAAATGGAAGAATCTCATCAAGAAGCAACAGAAAAGGAAGTGGAAAGAATTTTGGGATTATTGCAGACCTATTTCCGAGAGGATC CTGATACTCCTATGTCCTTCTTTGACTTTGTGGTTGATCCACATTCTTTTCCCCGAACAGTGGAAAACATCTTTCATGTTTCCTTCATTATAAGG GATGGTTTTGCAAGAATAAAGCTTGACCAAGACCGACTGCCAATAATAG AGCCCGTTAATATTaatgaagaaagtgagggaaTTGACCAAAACACCCAAATTAGGAATCAAGGAATCATAGCTTTGAGTTACCGAGACTGGGAG GAGATCGTGAAGACCTTTGAGATCTCAGAACCTGTGATTGCTTCAGGCCAGAGCCAGCAGAGGCTAAGCGCCTGA